gaaaaaagtgaaggaaacggagactgacatgtggagaatgggcatgattaagaagtccgcactagagatctatcgaacctttaagcaggaaattgccaaggaaaggatctatgataatactcggggtagttctctactgtttgaggccaggacgggagtactgcgaaccaagacatatcgggccaaatacgaaggggtcgacacagtatgcagtgcgtgtggagaggaagaagaaactgccgaacacttgataatgttctgtaaagggcttcaccctatagttcaggatgatggcgcagagtttttcaaagcgctgggatttagggacagcgagggcaaaatagactttaagcgggtagacttaactagaaggaggttatctgattggtggctaaagtcaaggcacgagtgaaaattaaacccttccctgcgaagtacgaatcctcaatttcattatttaaagggaaaaaaaagataaatgtaatggttagttcactaaatattacggctaggtggcgttagccgccgcccgatctaaagggtacagccacatccatctatccatccatccatccttggaATGATTATCACtcgatggcgttagtggttttatGGACGAAGCTTcttagagacagacagacagacaaacccaTCTTGGGATGCCCTCTTGAAGGCATTCCAAGATGGATCTACCATCATGACCCCAAGATGAAACTCTCTTTGAAACCACTTTTCATACCTAATGCATTTAGATCAGTTGCACAATTGGAGGAGGCTGGTTGGCGCGGGTATAGTGTCTAGAATATACTTAGTGTGAGGGTCAGGGGTTCTCACCATGTGTGCGTCTTGTAATGCGCTGTCCGCTGGAACAATCCCTTCTCCATGTGCTCGTGTGAATCTAGCTTTACTGAGGAATTTTTCTGgagcttcgccccagtcatcatcagtCACTTCGTTGATATGATGTGACATTTTTCACGCGATGGTTGAGATATGGACGACACACCTCGTGTGTTGAGCGTGATATTGCCGAATGCAAATGTGAGGCATAACAGCACGGCTGCTTTTTCTTGGCAGTAACGACTACACACATACACCACACTTTATCCCTTTATTGTGTGTATTACTTTTATATTTTAATACTGTATAACTTCCAGTAATTTTTAAAGATTATATTACACTCATCGCCTAAGAATTGTAAAACATATTTGCTCTAATCCTCCAGACATCGTTGAGAAGGACTTCGGCAACGTTTGATTAGTACTCCAGTTTTGATGATTGTAGTTGTTTCCCCCCAGAAATACAGTTGCAACAATCGTTCCCCACGCCTAAAATGTAAAATTTCGTGCATTATCCTAAAAACTCCAGTCCACATCTTAAAGCCACATGTGACGTTCTGTCTTTTCAAGCAAAGAAACTTTAACCTTCAAGTAGGAAAATTTCAACTACACGCTGGATCTCTTTGCTCTAGTTCAATTGGCGTCAAAGAAAAGAAACTATCAGACTAACATGATATCTGAGTAATAACCGTGCCACACGgtcatagaaaatgacattcggtagcgaaggcattccgttcccgaatgacatttttttcggcagcgctgctacacgtccaaagcgaatgacatttaacttgatgatgtcgatcgcagCACCTTCCTCGTGAGCATCCAGTGAGTAGCAATAAAAAATTAAAGaagcgtttacaagcttcatacacatctgATAATAAGTAAAAGTAtaaataagcatattacgctgccGTTCAATTTCGTTCGTTACTTTGTTTCAAGACATTGCAACCGACCGTGTTAGTCAGATCCGCAGAGTAGAAAGAAAATGGCACCTGGCTTATCTATTTTACAGCGCCTACCAGCCGAAGAGAAATTTTTAGGCAGTTGTTTAAGCGATTAGTGTAAATAAAATACGCAAAAAGTTTCCTACCAGTCGAATCAATGTCGTTTTATACAATTACTTCATCAGCTGTGCCGTCGAGAATACTCATTTCTCAGTTGAATGAGTTCTGGTGATGGCATTAGGTGACGAATGGCTTTTGGGCGAATGCCATTTCGTTCATCCGTGTGGCACCACGCGAATGACCTTCAATCTGAAGGCATTAggaggtaaatgccattttctctgcccatgtggcacgggtataacaaGTATAGGTTCCTTGAATTATGCCTAATTTGACGGCTGCCCTAACTAGCTGGTGAATAGCAGTGCATTTTTGATAAATTGCCCTTAAAAGATTGTCACGTCTCGAGTGGCGAACATTCATTGATGAAAACCCAGTCAAAGGTTTTTGTATGCTTAGTGTGTTCATTGTGAGTGACCAAGATTATCGTAAGAACGTATTGTTGATCGGCTATCGCAGGGCCTTATCCAGACGCACCACAGGAACCTTTTTTCCCCACGTGGATGAAGGTGCTGTCTTTATCTTCTCACTATACTTGGACTGACCAAAATGCTTTGCTGTACAACGAGGCTGCACCCAACGGTTTCTACATAATACCCTACAACGATATTGTCGTATCCCCAGGCATAATGCAGAGTCCATTCTTGTATTTGGACGGGCCAATCGCCCTCAATTACGGTGGGCTTGGAATGGTGAGTACCAATTtttaaagcgaaaatttcactGTCCCGCTCGATTCAGTTTCACTGTGTACCTCATCCTGGCAATGACACTAAGAATGGGCCCTCCGTCGCGAGcaacgtgatgatgatgatgatcaaaattTTATTACGCGAAATTCAGTTCTGGCGTGGCAGTTGTGGTGAAGTCGAGTGTTAGGTAGTAGTAGCGTTTATTTATTGCAGTGCGGGAGATGTACCACCGAATAGGGTCCTGTGAAAAAGGACGAGAGAAAACCCACGTGTTGATTGCAAATATTATAAAAGCTATCCACGTTGTGACTCCTATTATTCTTATTAGGTACGCGGTCATTTCTGAGACTGCATGAATCATCAGTAAGGCGCTTAAAAATAGTTTTAGTAGCCCGTCCTGACTTGTTTGTGAACATTACTGGCCGAGTTTCGGAGCCTTAAATTCAGGGTAAACAGCGTTTTTTGATAAAGCAGGCGTTGAAAGTAATTCTCTACTTTTAATCACTACCACTAACAATGCTGTTAAAATATAAATTAATGATATCTTcatctatatatttatttatactaCTCCGTTTCCAAAAGCTATATTAAGAGATTACGTGGAACGTATGTCAATACAAGCAGCCATAGCGACAGATGTGTCACAAAGCGAAGGAAAATGTGGAATTGTCATTTTTCTCCTATGCTAGGCTTGTCTTCTTCCCTTAACCTTTGAGATTTTGTTCCACTTTTGGAGCACAAGTTTTTGCGAAAATTCTAGCTCTCTGTAAAATAACGGCCGCAGTACGTTCGGCAGTAATTTTGACATATTCGCTATCAGTATGTGCCTCTCTCACTGCAAACAAGAGCTTGAAAGCTCAGAGTGCTTTCAGAGTAATATTTTTACCGTAGTCCCCCCGAATCTCCAAAAGATCAAATTGGTCTTGATTCGAGGACACAAGGACCTATTTACGAATGAAGTGCCAGATGTGGTGGTAAACTTAACTTTAAAGGGCCTGTTATTGAGGTATAACTGGCATCCGAATTCTTAACAGGCACTACATTAAGAAAGAAAGTACTGTTACAGAAATTTACCTCACCTTCACTAACGGCCACATCAAAATTTAAGCACTTCGTGTATCATTGCCATAGTAAAATATGTCCAACTAAAGGATTGGAAGTCGTAATCACTAGTTTGTGTTGTCGAGTTTCGCAgctaaatttatatttacacagagcagGTCTTGCAGCCTCCCCTCAGTGTCCTTTCTGCGGAATAAATGAGTCAACCAAACATTACCTCAATTCGTGTAACAAATACTGTGCAATAGATTTGTGCAAAAACACTTTAGGTGCCGTTTGCCGATAGCGAAGATACTGTCGAGCAAGTTGAGTGCGCTTAATCGTAGGCGTTCATTTTTCGGTCCCCTCCACAAACTCCAAGATGGTGGAGAGCGAACGTCTTCATCGGTTTCTCCGCGTACATCTCTGAATGTCAGTTCTCAGCGTTTCGGAGGAAAATGCAAGTTCTGCATGAACGCGAGCCTGTATTGGTCGTTAAGGAGTGTGGCGTTTCTCGCGTTGACTACGATCACGGCATCGGAGAGTATAGGAAAACAACGGCTGTTTTTTTTAGAAGCAATGCTGGTCTTTATTTGAAAGCCGTTCAAACGCTGATTATAATAGCACCATTCTACAAATTATTTTTCTCGTTTCCTCTTCTACGTTTTCCTAATCACAGATAATAGCACACGAAATCATGCACGCATTCGACGTCGACGGAATACAAGTGaataaacacaacaaaacaaTTCTCACGAGCGAGTTCGTGAAGGAGTACACTAAAAGGGCGCTCTGCTTGAGGCACTCGCATAAATCTGTTGTGAGTATGATTTATTTTAACGTCTCTTTAGAATGCGTCTATTTGGCCATGAAACGTTGGTATGAAAATTTATGATTTTTGTGTCTGAAGAAGATGTTTCTGCAACATTTTAGGGTACAAAATGCTCGATATTTGTAGTTGTGAGTAAGGTACGCTTCATGCGGTCAAACTATCTCTGCGAAATTTCACGGCGCACTTACAATTTTGCTAATATTTGCTTGTATTTTGTAGCACTGCAGCGTCACAGAGAGAATAAAACCAATGAACCACAACAACGTTGACAACTTTTAAATAGCTGTCAAAATGCTTTCTAAGTTGGTGTGGTGGACAGCGCCTGCACTGCGTTAAATAAGAATCAGTAAAATAAACACTCTCGTACATCGCATTAGATCTGCATATCTGGTACATGCAGCTATTTCCAGTCTGCTGTTTTCAGTTCAACGTGGTTAACGTTGTAGCGATTTCGCCTGCTGTCATGGCATGATTACTTCAAAAGACAAACTCCTATTACGTTGTTTTGCCTGCTGGAGATATGTAAAAAAGTAGGAAATGAATATTCTGAATGTGCGTTAAAAAAGTTTGATATTCGCGTGCTCGGAACTACGATAAACTGACTAGAAACTTTGTGGCGATATTACCACACCTGCTTGAAAGTGACCATTCACAACAGCGTCTTACGTGCTGTATTTCAGGGCTGTTGTGCTGGATGTCTATATGTCAATAAACGTGTTTGTGCTCTCAAATGTGCTTGTCAATAAATAGTAATATATTCGATGTTAATTGTCGAAATGCTAAATCAACAACGACCTATCGGCTGATGTTTCGCACTTAGCAATATAACAACGACCTGGAAGTTCGGAATCCGCTAATTTGCCAGCTAAATTATAAAAATCGCATATTTATAAGTAAGGAAACCGAAGCACCATGTCGACAGACAAGGTAGTTTCATTGTAGAAGGTACATTTATGATATCACATTTTGTGAGCAAATCTGGTTGTCGGTTTCGAAACCGCTTCAAAACAACGCGAGATCAGCGAATGTTGTTTATCTGAAGCTAACTTTTGTTACTTATCTTTTGCGGGAAGAAATATATATCGGCACAAAACCTACCCCAGCCTGTAGGTCACTCTTGACTTCgactaaaaaacaaagaaacttaTTTAACCCCTTCATAGAGCCAGCAGCTCCACTTATAAGGATAATAATGGTATTTTGTTTGTGCCCGTAATGTGCGACACAACATGCTGTCTACCAAAACAGTATGCACTTTAGGTAAGTGTTAGGAGGCTTGGGACATCAAAAGTTCTTTCAACTATCAGAGGTGTTCATCAGATGACCGTACAACAGCGCATGTGGAACGATCCACGTCAAACAAAGGGTAGAGTACTGAAGGGAAATAAAAGTGATGTTCTATATATCTGACGAGATAAGTGAACGACACTGCTATTTTACTTTGATCAGCATGAGTTGGAGTCTAAATGCTTACCGTTTACTTCCAGCTGTCCTTGAGCGGCCAGCACGAAACCTTGAACGACACGGTGGACTCGGAGAATCTGGCTGACCTTGTGGGGACCATGGTTGCGTATGCTGCCTACTCGTCGTCGCCCCAAAAGTACAAGGACGTAAAATTAGTCAACCTCGACATATCAACAGAACGCTTGTTCTTCATCAACCATTGTGTGAAATGGTGCGCTGAGCGTACAACGTTAGAAGAACGGTACGCGCCACTCCGCTCGAGGTGCATAGTGCCTTTGATGAACATGCCGGAGTTTTCCCGTGCCTTTGGCTGCGCGCCAGGATCTCCGATGAATCCACGCGAGAAGTGCGCCTTTTGGTAACAAATGATGGACTTCTTTTTCGCTctataattttgtttcaaacgCACTTTCTTTACATTTTGACGGGAATAAAGATAACAGTTTTTTGAAGATGGAACTAAATAGGTCTACAAAAGTGACAATAAATAGTTTAGATTTCAGGGCCTCTACAAATAGGTGCTCTTGATAATGAGTCCTTAAAAACGTTGCTACCAATACTAACAAATCACCGATCGTCACTGAACTGTCTTACATTGTCATAATCGTGCCTGAATAGATGGCCTGGCCATCAGCGGGGTCAGAAAATTCGGTACTGTGAACACCTTCGTTAGCGTGCATGTTCCCATCCGTAGAATGTTAAAGATGAATTGAAGTTAAGTTTTGGTTCTGTCTGAGCACTTCCTTACTGCTAACGTCGATGAAAGGATAAAAGAAACATCACTTTTTCATTTCgtcttctcactttttttttggctgctgTGGGTTTTAACCTTCGCGCCTCCTGGGTACCCAATTGGGTACCGTTGTTTTAAAGGCTGCAGTATATAACAATTCAGTATCGGTGTGTCCAAATTTGTCTTGGCGATATAATGAGGAGCTGCTTTCAGAAAGCCCTGAGAAATGGTGCGGTGCGTTTAGTCATATTCGCAAAACGAGTGAACGAAAATGACTGAGTACTGCACGAGCGCTCGTATCCGTACTGCACGAACGCTCGGCTGCGTCCTCGTGATAAGTGACAgctcttttaaatgcaaagcatttcttagttaacttcggtgactttgagcgtatccatccaaccatccatccatccatccatccgtccgtccgtccgtccgtccgtctgtccatcgatccatccatccatccatccatccatccatccatccatccatccatccgtccattcatctatctatctatctatctatctatctatctatctatctatctatctatctatctatctatctatctatctatctatctatctatctatctatctatctatctatctatctatctatctatctatctatctatctatctatctatctatctatctatctatctatctatctatctatctatctatctatctatctatctatctatctatctatctatctatctatctatctatctatctatctatctatctatctatctatatatctatctatctatctatctatctatctatctatctatctatctatctatctatctatctatctatctatctatctatctatctatctatctatctatctatctatctatctatctatctatctagctgcctactaTTTtaagctctcctagccgtttcgataatggtatcgataccacactttgtatggcataacataactgtatgaagaacatactggACTAGttttaacaagaaaatcatgacatgtcatgactgtcatgatttacatttcatggtccagcagctcttgcgctggtttcgttcacatggcatgttgcaaaactggtatagcatgattgcatggcgaacacaagcgacagaccctaactgaaaatcatgacatgtgttatataactacatgactacatgccgcactcatgatgcgctcgcggccgtttcgctagtgccacatataccaaatttggtattacagtacgtaaaaGGATGAAGAAgttatgttactggtgcaaacatgataatcatgaaatgcgtgtcacgtaacaacatggctacatgccacccTGATGATGCGcaggcggccgtttcgctagcttcacttataccaattttggttttacgggacgtgaatggatgacgaaggtatgatactggtgcaagcatgataaacatgagatgcgtgtcatgtaacaacatgactacgtgctacgctgttgatgcgctcacggccgtttggctagcttcacatgtaccaaacttggtaatacatgacgccaatgaatgacgaaggtatgtgcctggtgcaaatatgataatcatgaaatgcctgtcatgtgagaactcGACTACATGCAACATTGAAGACACCATtacttttcgacgtgacgcggtgcgtgtgctcgctggcgttcatttcgttgcgtcacgctggtgttgccacgccaggcagcggtcctgccatatactcgcaggcgcgtgccgcactgcgttgctttgacgcatgcgcgttttagcacgcccggcatccctccgtcacgaaaagagggagacgcagtgttgtctgggtaacgcaacggcacgaaatgcagcatgtcgcattttgcgccggttgccgtcgagccgcgccgacggatgctggttgcGCCTTGTgccagattatagagtgctcgcgttctgctaacgtagcgtcgctgtgctcagcatgcgcgcgcatcaacgctacattggagtattttgggcccttcataatgcgcttgcggccattttgctagttacacatatacgaaatttggtgttacgtgacgtcaaatgatgacgaaatatatgactagtgaaagcttgataatcctgacacgcgtgtcgtgtccAAGCATGACAGCACACCACGCTTATAGCATACTCGCgtacgtttcgctagctccacatatactaaatttggtatcacgtgacgtgaatagatgacgaaggtaaacgccgcagccaaacatgataatcatggcactgAAGTCAAGTATGGTATCATTTACATCCATcttgtaacgttgtgttgattttaaaataATATCAAcagttctcattcgtgcttcctaTATCaaggattcccactgtacgtggaatctgcaatttttttttcgtagttgtACCATGAACAACAACGCTTAGTACATCTATATAACTGTGAATGCCCTTTAAATCACAATGAAGGTAGTTTTGGTCTGATATGTTTCTTTAACTCAATCTTAGAGACTTCAAAAAAATCAGGAGTGCGCAAATAGGTAGCATCACATTTTGAGACAATCATTAAATTTTTGGAAATAATGACTTTTTTGCGTGTCTTTTCAAGAACAAGGAATGAAGTAATATtgctttgcaatttttttaatggTGCATACTTGAGACTGAGAAGGTTCAATCTTTGGTTCAAGATTTAGTATTGAGAATGGCGTGGCTGTCATGTAGTTTTAGAGTTATTTAGTTAACTTGGGTTTAATGGCACAAGTGGAACTTAATCTAAGCCGCATCAAACACAAGGTGCTTCGTGATAGGCATTGCTTTGCATGCAATTCCAAATAATATGCAAAAACCCACTGTCTTTCAAGAAATTGATAACATTTGACaaagaaacaagtggatcatcttCTTGAAATAGACTCGGGTGCAAACGTTTGGGATGTTTATATAGTGCTCTGAagtacttctttctttctgtttcgaTGTACAGACACATAATGGGAATATGTATGACTGTTGATGGCTGTAGATATGTCTGACATTGCGGCATGTCTTTGTTTCTAAGCAAAACGTTGTGTGTGAAGTGCGTGTTACCAATTCTAAGTGTACATAGAATGACTTCAAGGTAACGTTGTTGATGACGGCACGTTTTTCATTTGGCTACTTTGGGCTTCACCAGGTGCAGATTATTGTTTGTGCAGGAGTCCCACAGTCTTTGCCATTTCGATGAAAACGCTAGACAAATAATAGGATGGATGTCTTTGAAGAGAATACTGATTTCTTTAAAGACCTTTTGCGCTGCTAGTGAGACGCATTCGTCTGCCTTCTCGCTACCTGGTATCCCTCCATCACTTAGCACCCAGCAGAAACGAACAATCACGCTGTCACTGTTTGATGCAATCATATTTAGAATACTGAAGAAGTGGTTAGAAGTAGTGGTTCACAGTCATATTTTATATACGGCGCTTTCAGTTAACTTAATGAATCAGTGTATATGACTACTTTTTTGTGTTTGCCAGTGATGATTTCTCACACTGCTTCCCATAAGGCATAAACTTCGGCCCTGAAAACGAATTTGAGTTGAGGCACTCTAATACTGACAGCGCTTTCCTCCATCACAATATCGACGCCCACGTGGGTTTCAGCTTTTGAGCCATGCATATAAACTTGCATATAGCCTTTGTATTTATCTTGAGGTATGTGGAACTCTTGAATTATGTGATCTGGCGGGGTGTGTTTTTCTTCAAGTGGGTTAGCGAGAAATCACAAATATGAATCAGGTCAGACCGCGGAGGCAGTCTTGGTGGTTTTGTGGCGATATTATAACGTCATTATAAATATCGTATGCACGGCAGTGTTCTTCAAAACGTAAAATCAGCGGTTTACTAGATTGTGGCTTGTTAGAGTAGCAAAAGTGTGAATAAAGTTTTGTTGcgaggtcatgacaaatatgttgAGTCAGTGTTCTGATTCTTAAAACATACGAGAGCGTTAAAAGTACCGGACGCTGGTACAGTGGAGGTTCATCACAGTCTACGTATAAACTCTGAAGTGGAGAAGTTCTATAGGTGCCATTGGATAAACGCAGACCGAGATTGTGTACCGGGTCAAGACGCCGGATGTAAGACTCTTGCCGAGCCGTAAACAACACACCCGTAGTCACAAACACTGCGTAAAACAGAGCGATAGTCTTGAGTAGGCATAGTCGGTCAGAACCCTAGTGCTTACGGGACAATATCTTTAGTATATTAAGGGCTTTAGTTGCCTTGATTTTTAGTGTACTATATAAGTCAGAAAGCTACGTTTACTGTAGAATGTGACGCTTAGAAATTTGTGTTCGGGTTTTATAGTAACTGTTACATTGTTTAGTGTCAGAACTGGGTCAGGAAGTAGTCCTCTTTTCATTGCAAATAAGACAGAGACAGTCTTTTGCGTTGAGTATCGTAAACCATTTATGTCAGCCCAATTTGCTGATTTGTTTATGGTAAGTTGGAGTTGCCTCTCGCAGGTTGTTAAGTTCGATCCACGGGAAGCAATCTGTAGATCATCAACCTATAGCGAGAGCATAACTGTGTGGTATGGCCTGATAATTCCAAATCATTTTTACTATGAACAACGTTGTGCTGAGAACGCAGCCCTGTGGTACGCCTTTTTCCTGGAGGAATGTACGCGAAAGCACAGTGCCCAAACGCAACTGAAATGTTCTCTCGGTCATAAAGTTTGATAGGTAGCTTAGTATTTTACCATGAATTCCTAGATTGGTGAGGTCTCGCAGAATTCCGTTTCTTCACGTGGTGTcatacgccttctctaagtcgaagaaaacagtgaaacagtacTGCTTGTATCAAAATGCTTCTCGTATTTCATGCTCCAGTCGAACGAGGTGGTCAGTGGTTGAACAGCTTTTCTTATATCCGCATTGATAATTATCTACCAAGTCTCTCGATCAAAGGATGAAAGACAGCCAGCTGTTCATAATGTTTTCTTACGGTTTTGCTAGAGAACTGGTGAGAGCGATTTGTCCGTAGCTGCTCGCAGAGGTTGAGGTCTTAACCACTTTCAGAAATGAAAGTACTGTAGTATTTTCCACTGTTTTGGCATTGTATCGAATCGCCATAACATGTTGAATATTGTAAGTATAACTTTCTTGGAGGCTTCGGAGAGTGTGCTAGCATAGAATAGTGG
The sequence above is drawn from the Rhipicephalus microplus isolate Deutch F79 chromosome 3, USDA_Rmic, whole genome shotgun sequence genome and encodes:
- the LOC142803355 gene encoding neprilysin-1-like, with translation MHAFDVDGIQVNKHNKTILTSEFVKEYTKRALCLRHSHKSVLSLSGQHETLNDTVDSENLADLVGTMVAYAAYSSSPQKYKDVKLVNLDISTERLFFINHCVKWCAERTTLEERYAPLRSRCIVPLMNMPEFSRAFGCAPGSPMNPREKCAFW
- the LOC119159402 gene encoding endothelin-converting enzyme 1, whose product is MNLAVMSSYFTSVVPPRMIYQTKRMAYRIRSAFEKSLNSSNWIGRDIRDELINKLIDMTFYVGSQGQRSDPAFVEEIYRPYPDAPQEPFFPTWMKVLSLSSHYTWTDQNALLYNEAAPNGFYIIPYNDIVVSPGIMQSPFLYLDGPIALNYGGLGMVPFADSEDTVEQVECA